In Mercurialis annua linkage group LG6, ddMerAnnu1.2, whole genome shotgun sequence, the following are encoded in one genomic region:
- the LOC126653408 gene encoding uncharacterized protein LOC126653408: MRDIFRKCWFDNGTAWRFLTAEQREFYFQEFQKEFWWDSAAYSEEVIRQVFMVHAANRYKDNIHRMRRTQQKHISVTQDIWDAWNAFWNSEKEKKRSETARANRMSEPAGAGSGPVRHTGGSRSALKHMDVMERELGRKPSATELYTRLHSTKADKKPVDKRAQDMTDAITERLAAATQPQTGEGSSSTPAAVDETQVFLDIEGVNKKKRVYGLGSASSRYAGPSSRVQRGSSSRTSQQEDEEVERRVQAGIQEGLRLAREQQAANMAQMIREEIARMIPNLPAEYRPQRPPTPPDDDDTPAL; the protein is encoded by the exons ATGCGGGATATTTTTAGGAAGTGCTGGTTCGATAATGGAACAGCATGGCGCTTTCTAACAGCCGAGCAGAGGGAGTTCTACTTCCAGGAGTTTCAG AAAGAGTTCTGGTGGGATAGTGCGGCGTACAGCGAGGAGGTCATTAGACAGGTCTTCATGGTCCATGCAGCCAACCGCTACAAAGACAACATCCACAGAATGAGGAGGACGCAACAGAAGCATATTTCTGTGACCCAGGACATCTGGGATGCTTGGAACGCGTTCTGGAACtcagagaaagagaaaaaaaggtcAGAAACTGCCCGAGCaaatcggatgagcgagccaGCGGGCGCCGGTTCTGGACCTGTCCGCCATACTGGTGGATCTCGCTCTGCTCTAAAGCATATGGATGTCatg gaaAGGGAGCTTGGCCGGAAACCGAGTGCGACGGAGTTGTACACTCGCCTTCACTCCACGAAGGCTGACAAGAAGCCGGTCGACAAACGGGCTCAGGATATGACT gACGCCATCACTGAGAGGCTTGCTGCTGCGACACAGCCTCAGACCGGAGAGGGTAGCTCCTCGACCCCAGCTGCAGTGGACGAGACCCAGGTGTTTCTAGACatcgagggcgtcaacaagaagaAACGCGTGTACGGGTTGGGTTCTGCGAGCAGCAGGTACGCCGGGCCAAGCAGCAGGGTGCAGCGAGGCAGCTCTTCTAGGACGTCGCAGCAGGAAGacgaggaggtcgagcgccgtGTGCAGGCCGGCATTCAGGAGGGTCTGCGACTGGCTCGGGAACAGCAGGCTGCGAACATGGCCCAGATGATACGCGAGGAGATTGCCAGGATGATTCCTAACCTTCCGGCAGAGTATCGGCCACAGCGCCCACCTACCCCACCAGACGATGACGACACACCAGCTTTGTAG
- the LOC126686631 gene encoding uncharacterized protein LOC126686631 has protein sequence MDKYFDNHEFPGALTRMGASQLIVSGKRNVPRYSFTTWLALKNKLNTRDKLHKWGTIPDDKCCFCNQESETTRHLFFSCPFSYEVWKKVLAYLGFNRNPDNWNREVSFFTRRGRGKSRIAKVRKNGFCAAVYQIWFARNDLIFNKRRHSCDTIFNKIRSSIEMRN, from the exons ATggataaatattttgataatcatGAATTTCCTGGAGCCTTAACAAGAATGGGAGCTTCTCAACTAATAGTGTCTGGAAAAA GAAATGTCCCTAGGTATTCTTTTACTACATGGCTTGCCCTGAAAAACAAGCTGAATACTAGAGATAAATTGCATAAATGGGGGACTATCCCAGATGATAAGTGCTGCTTCTGTAACCAGGAGAGTGAAACCACTAGGCACCTTTTCTTCTCTTGCCCGTTCTCCTATGAGGTCTGGAAGAAGGTGTTAGCTTATTTGGGGTTCAACAGGAATCCAGACAATTGGAACAGGGAAGTGAGCTTTTTTACTAGAAGAGGAAGAGGTAAATCCAGAATTGCAAAAGTGAGGAAAAATGGATTCTGTGCAGCTGTGTACCAAATCTGGTTTGCCAGAAACGACCTGATCTTTAATAAGAGAAGGCATTCTTGTGATACAATCTTTAACAAGATTAGAAGCAGTATAGAAATGAGAAACTGA
- the LOC126685838 gene encoding uncharacterized protein LOC126685838: protein MLAKLMEKFEKMEVENRQLHNENRQREKNQASTIHHLETQISQMALSLQGRPQGGLPSTTENNPREHVKAIKVVELRSGRVIDVDHDKDLEKANGKRPMIVEVEPQVVIDVASSSQELPKSCEEVAIDIDVEEPYVRPPPPPPFVPKVPFPSRLRKAPDNEKFHKFLEIFKKLQISMSLGDALREMPQYAKFLKDIIMNKRSWEQGGTIPLTESCSSIIQSNLPTKLQDTGSFTIPCLIGTSTSLNCLCDLGASINLMPLCLFREICGNQPIKQTSMMLQLADHSLKRPHGVAEDVLVKVGKFIFPVDFVVLDYAVDKDCPMILGRPFLNTGRALVDVNGGKITLRMNDESMVFDIKHGKSKCEEEKCMKIDTIEPTLHVPMKEVPMKEPEVVCAKIKTTPHVKPRKGKPRRWASWKLKLNGIATASKRQICTEVATLGEYVQVRTSQAHSQAGKLISKWSGPFKTRRKLDNDLIELEGANGDVFKVLGEWCKPYPRVLIDESREQVALFDPP from the coding sequence ATGCTTGCCAAATTGATGGAGAAATTTGAAAAGATGGAGGTTGAAAATAGGCAACTTCACAATGAAAATAggcaaagggagaagaaccaagcttccaccATCCATCACTTAGAGACCCAAATCTCGCAAATGGCACTTTCGCTTCAAGGTAGACCTCAAGGGGGATTGCCCTCTACTACGGAAAACAATCCTAGAGAGCATGTGAAAGCCATCAAAGTTGTGGAACTTCGAAGCGGTAGAGTCATTGATGTTGATCATGATAAGGATCTTGAAAAAGCTAATGGCAAGAGGCCAATGATTGTGGAGGTtgagcctcaagtggtaatAGATGTTGCAAGCTCTAGTCAAGAGCTACCAAAGTCGTGTGAGGAGGTGGCTATTGATATTGATGTTGAAGAACCATATGTGaggccaccaccaccaccaccttttGTGCCTAAAGTaccattcccaagccggttaagAAAGGCTCCGGATAATGAAAAGTTTCATAAGTTTCTTGAAATATTCAAGAAACTTCAAATAAGCATGAGCCTAGGGGATGCCTTGCGAGAGATGCCCCAATACGCTaagttcttgaaagacataattatgaacaagcgaaGTTGGGAACAAGGCGGAACAATTCCTCTAACGGAAAGTTGTAGTTCTATTATCCAAAGCAATCTACCAACCAAGCTACAAGATACAGGGAGTTTCACGATTCCTTGCTTAATTGGCACTTCTACTTCTCTTAATTGTCTTTGCGATTTAGGTGCAAGTATAAATCTAATGCCGTTGTGTCTTTTTAGGGAAATATGTGGAAACCAACCGATAAAACAAACTTCCATGATGCTCCAATTGGCCGACCATTCGCTCAAGAGACCGCACGGGGTTGCGGAAGACGTGCTAGTAAAAGTGGGCaagttcatctttccggtggacttTGTTGTGCTTGATTATGCGGTCGACAAAGATTGCCCCATGATTCTCGGGCGTCCTTTTTTGAATACGGGGAGAGCATTGGTTGATGTTAATGGGGGGAAGATAACATTAAGAATGAATGATGAGAGCATGGTGTTTGACATCAAGCATGGCAAAAGCAAGTGTGAGGAGGAGAAATGCATGAAGATTGATACTATTGAGCCCACATTGCATGTGCCTATGAAGGAGGTTCCTATGAAAGAACCCGAGGTTGTGTGTGCAAAAATCAAGACAACACCTCATGTCAAGCCACGCAAGGGAAAACCAAGACGTTGGGCATCATGGAAGTTGAAGCTCAACGGGATAGCAACCGCAAGCAAGAGACAAATATGCACGGAAGTTGCTACTCTTGGTGAGTACGTCCAAGTTCGAACCTCTCAAGCACATTCACAAGCGGGGAAGTTGATTTCTAAGTGGAGCGGGCCGTTTAAAACACGGCGCAAATTGGATAATGATTTGATTGAGTTGGAGGGGGCCAATGGAGATGTTTTTAAGGTGCTTGGAGAATGGTGCAAACCATATCCTAGAGTGTTGATCGATGAAAGTCGCGAGCAAGTCGCTCTTTTTGATCCTCCATGA